One window from the genome of Populus alba chromosome 15, ASM523922v2, whole genome shotgun sequence encodes:
- the LOC118040554 gene encoding protein NO VEIN, producing the protein MATPKQHIEHIRKTTFSIGGEKNPLAPMLDQAVKYLSAELYAKDVHFLMELIQNAEDNEYLEGVDPSLEFVITSRDITNTGAPATLLIFNNEKGFSAKNIESICNVGNSTKKGNRKRGYIGEKGIGFKSVFLIAAQPYIFSNGYQIRFNEKPCPHCNLGYIVPEWVDDSPSLSDIKQIYGSASTLPTTTLILPLKPDKVNPVKQQLSSIHPEILLFLSKIKRLSVREENADPRLNTVSAVAITKETNFVQRKNMDAEFHTLHLSADENSDEFEKECSYYLWKQKFPVRQENKVDMRMEVEDWVITLAFPNGERLHRGMEYSPGIYAFLPTEMVTNFPFIIQADFILASSRETIRWDNVWNQGILDCVPFAFIEAFVSLVKTVDGAPASSLPRMFKFLPVHSSPFEKLNSVRESIKAKLAEKDIIPSESCTAQQFFHKPCCYPIFDPCF; encoded by the exons ATGGCAACTCCAAAACAACACATAGAACACATAAGAAAAACTACGTTCTCAATAGGAGGAGAAAAGAACCCTTTGGCTCCTATGCTTGATCAGGCTGTCAAGTATCTTTCTGCTGAACTCTACGCTAAAGATGTCCACTTTCTTATGGAACTCATtcag AATGCTGAAGATAATGAATACTTGGAAGGGGTGGACCCTTCACTTGAGTTTGTCATAACATCTCGAGATATAACAAACACTGGTGCGCCTGCTACTTTGCTCATCTTCAATAATGAGAAGGGTTTTTCTGCCAAAAATATCGAGTCCATTTGCAATGTTGGAAATTCCACAAAGAAAGGGAACCGGAAGCGTGGCTATATTGGGGAGAAAG GAATTGGATTCAAGAGTGTGTTTCTTATTGCTGCTCAGCCTTACATATTCAGCAATGGCTATCAGATACGATTCAATGAAAAGCCCTGTCCACACTGCAATCTTGGATACATAGTTCCTGAATGGGTTGATGATAGCCCTTCTCTTTCTGACATAAAACAGATTTATGGTTCCGCCTCTACCCTCCCAACTACTACACTGATTTTGCCCCTGAAGCCTGATAAGGTGAACCCCGTGAAGCAGCAGCTGTCGAGTATTCATCCTGAAATCCTGCTGTTCCTTTCAAAGATAAAACGCCTTTCTGTCAGGGAAGAAAACGCGGATCCCAGGCTCAACACTGTTAGTGCAGTAGCTATTACCAAAGAGACAAATTTCGTGCAAAGGAAAAACATGGATGCCGAGTTCCACACACTCCATCTGTCTGCAGATGAAAAcagtgatgaatttgaaaaagaatGCAGCTACTACTTGTGGAAGCAGAAATTTCCTGTCAGGCAGGAAAACAAAGTCGACATGAGAATGGAAGTGGAGGATTGGGTGATCACTTTGGCTTTTCCTAATGGAGAGCGCCTCCATAGGGGAATGGAGTACTCCCCTGGAATATATGCATTTCTTCCGACGGAGATGGTGACCAACTTTCCCTTCATAATTCAAGCAGATTTTATTCTAGCATCATCAAGGGAAACAATACGATGGGACAATGTATGGAACCAAGGAATTCTTGATTGTGTTCCCTTTGCTTTTATCGAAGCATTTGTCTCATTAGTCAAAACAGTGGATGGCGCACCAGCATCTAGTTTGCCTCGAATGTTCAAGTTCTTGCCGGTCCATAGCTCCCCCTTTGAAAAGTTGAATTCAGTGAGGGAATCAATTAAAGCGAAGCTGGCTGAAAAGGATATCATTCCAAGTGAGTCATGCACAGCACAACAATTCTTTCATAAAccatgttgctacccaatttttgacccatgtttttga